The Brachyspira aalborgi genome has a segment encoding these proteins:
- the prfB gene encoding peptide chain release factor 2 (programmed frameshift) — protein sequence MTLSEIKNIVSNIKEQAKILRGYLDPESIYKRVKEIDEISAKDDFWSDNISAQKLMKERMLLLDKIEPVDNLIKNSNNIYELTELAINSNDNEMEAELESECLELQKVFEELETKNLFSGEFDSKNAYLTLNAGAGGTESCDWASMLSRMYVRFCERHGWTVETTDELPGDEAGIKQISFYIQGLYAYGYLRSEIGVHRLVRISPFDANAKRHTSFVAVSVMPDIDEDIEVDINQADLRIDTYRASGAGGQHVNKTSSAIRITHIPTNIVVQCQAERSQHNNKDMAMKMLKAKLYQLEKEKLDKEKQKIAGEKTDIAWGNQIRSYVFQPYQLVKDLRTGYESGNMNSVMDGNIDEFISAYLKWKIKK from the exons ATGACATTATCAGAGATAAAAAATATAGTATCAAATATTAAAGAGCAGGCTAAAATTTTAAGGGGGTATCTT GACCCAGAATCGATTTATAAAAGAGTAAAAGAGATTGACGAAATTTCGGCAAAAGACGATTTTTGGAGTGATAATATTTCCGCTCAAAAATTGATGAAAGAGAGAATGCTTTTGCTTGATAAAATAGAGCCCGTTGATAATCTGATAAAAAATTCAAATAATATATACGAACTTACCGAACTTGCCATAAACTCAAACGATAATGAAATGGAAGCGGAATTAGAAAGCGAATGTTTAGAATTACAAAAAGTTTTTGAAGAGCTTGAAACTAAAAATTTATTTTCGGGCGAATTTGATAGCAAAAATGCATATTTAACTTTAAACGCTGGAGCTGGCGGAACTGAAAGCTGCGATTGGGCTTCAATGCTTTCAAGAATGTATGTGAGATTTTGCGAAAGGCATGGATGGACTGTCGAAACTACTGACGAACTTCCAGGAGACGAGGCTGGAATAAAACAGATAAGTTTTTATATTCAAGGTTTATACGCTTACGGATATTTGCGTTCTGAAATAGGAGTTCATAGACTTGTTAGAATATCGCCTTTTGATGCCAACGCTAAAAGACATACTTCATTTGTAGCCGTTAGCGTTATGCCAGATATAGACGAAGATATTGAAGTCGATATAAATCAAGCAGATTTGAGAATAGACACTTATAGAGCTTCGGGAGCAGGAGGACAGCATGTTAATAAAACCTCTTCGGCTATAAGAATAACTCATATTCCCACAAATATTGTCGTTCAATGTCAGGCGGAGAGGAGTCAGCATAATAATAAAGATATGGCAATGAAAATGCTTAAGGCTAAACTATATCAGCTTGAAAAAGAAAAATTGGATAAAGAAAAACAAAAAATAGCGGGAGAGAAAACAGATATTGCTTGGGGAAATCAAATAAGAAGTTATGTTTTTCAGCCTTATCAATTAGTTAAAGATTTGAGGACGGGTTATGAAAGCGGAAATATGAATTCGGTAATGGATGGAAATATTGACGAGTTTATATCGGCTTATTTGAAGTGGAAGATTAAGAAATAA
- the galK gene encoding galactokinase has product MIPKLHLKIVERFREIFGHKGEAKLYFAPGKVTVIGELIDYSGGNTITAAIDRGTYIVARKRPDSKVNIYAHSFKARKSFSLDDLEKTKEDEWLVYFKGVYSSLIEKDYKVAGIDIYVYTDLPFNTSLASSSSLCGCLTYAILDLNGISDIEPLEMAKLSYEGEKKFASQKTSLTDHVTIFMGKENQVFFFNMNSLEYEYLDFNLGEYCMAVINSNKKRNSSDSEYNARRRECDNAFKKLKEKKPNLKSLCDLKPKDAEFIKSNLQNKEMRRALYVSAEQDRVNQAVKAIKKGSVKDLGNLILKTHDGLSKLYEVSTAELDILVEEAINMDGVMGVCMIGTGFGGGVLMFLKKTEVENVIENLYSKYKEKTRRDADVYIVKPSNGARILPIEE; this is encoded by the coding sequence ATGATACCTAAATTACATTTAAAAATAGTAGAGAGATTTAGAGAAATCTTCGGACACAAAGGCGAAGCTAAATTATATTTTGCGCCTGGAAAAGTTACCGTAATCGGAGAGCTTATAGATTACTCAGGAGGAAATACTATAACCGCGGCTATAGACAGAGGAACTTATATTGTCGCAAGAAAGCGTCCTGATTCTAAAGTAAATATTTACGCTCATTCGTTTAAGGCGAGAAAATCATTTTCTTTAGACGATTTGGAAAAAACTAAAGAAGATGAATGGCTTGTATATTTTAAGGGAGTATATTCAAGCTTAATTGAAAAAGATTACAAAGTAGCAGGCATTGATATTTATGTTTATACCGATTTGCCTTTTAATACTTCTTTGGCTTCTTCAAGTTCTTTATGCGGTTGTTTGACTTACGCTATTTTGGATTTAAACGGAATATCCGATATAGAGCCTTTGGAAATGGCTAAATTATCTTACGAAGGCGAAAAAAAGTTTGCATCTCAAAAAACTTCTTTAACCGACCATGTCACAATTTTTATGGGAAAAGAGAATCAAGTATTTTTCTTTAATATGAACTCTTTAGAATACGAATATTTAGATTTTAATTTGGGCGAATATTGTATGGCGGTTATAAATAGCAATAAAAAAAGAAATTCAAGCGATAGCGAATATAACGCGAGAAGAAGAGAATGCGATAACGCTTTTAAAAAACTTAAAGAGAAAAAACCAAACTTAAAATCATTATGCGATTTAAAACCTAAAGACGCGGAGTTTATAAAATCGAATCTTCAAAATAAGGAGATGCGAAGGGCTTTATATGTTTCTGCTGAACAAGATAGAGTCAATCAAGCTGTCAAAGCTATTAAAAAAGGCTCTGTTAAAGATTTGGGAAATTTAATACTAAAAACGCATGACGGTTTAAGCAAATTATACGAAGTCTCAACTGCAGAATTGGATATTTTAGTTGAAGAGGCTATAAATATGGACGGAGTTATGGGAGTTTGTATGATTGGCACGGGATTTGGCGGAGGAGTTTTAATGTTTCTTAAGAAAACCGAAGTTGAAAATGTTATAGAAAATCTTTATTCAAAATATAAGGAAAAAACGAGAAGAGATGCCGATGTTTATATAGTAAAGCCTTCAAATGGAGCGAGAATCCTTCCTATTGAAGAATAA
- a CDS encoding RbsD/FucU domain-containing protein — MFLKNYLYIIYNIYKNVYAIVSTSELEIYANIILKKGVVLFQ, encoded by the coding sequence ATTTTTTTAAAAAATTACTTATATATTATATATAATATATATAAAAATGTTTACGCTATAGTTTCTACAAGCGAACTTGAAATATACGCGAATATTATATTAAAAAAAGGCGTTGTGCTTTTTCAATAA
- a CDS encoding iron-containing alcohol dehydrogenase: MARFILNETSYFGAGIRNELSNEVKARGFKKALLVSDKVLDSCGVLQKVKDVLDKGNISYETFLDIKQNPTIKNCKDGLSVFNISIANL, from the coding sequence ATGGCTAGATTTATTTTAAACGAAACAAGTTATTTTGGAGCGGGAATTAGAAACGAACTTTCTAACGAAGTTAAAGCGAGAGGTTTTAAAAAGGCGCTTTTAGTTAGCGATAAAGTTTTGGATTCCTGCGGAGTATTGCAAAAAGTAAAGGATGTATTGGATAAGGGCAATATATCTTACGAAACTTTTTTAGATATTAAGCAAAACCCTACGATTAAAAACTGTAAAGACGGACTTTCTGTTTTTAATATTTCTATAGCCAATCTTTGA
- the lexA gene encoding transcriptional repressor LexA, with amino-acid sequence MTELTDKQKDILNFLREFTSENGYPPTVKEVMAKFNFASPTAVTTHLTALEKKGFVKKTGNRARGSVPINIFRNEDSVSIPLLYNEIKSGLLMDSASETIEERFTLPKSIAQDENNFLVKVVGDSMIDAHIKEGDMVLVSPTKIEPNNGDIVVAKIYNKGNEDITIKRFFKENDYIKLVSENKDYPPIEQEKISIIGKVIGLIRLKI; translated from the coding sequence ATGACAGAATTAACAGACAAACAAAAAGACATACTCAATTTTTTGAGAGAATTTACAAGCGAAAATGGATATCCTCCAACCGTAAAAGAAGTTATGGCGAAATTTAATTTTGCATCTCCTACGGCTGTGACTACTCATTTAACCGCGTTAGAAAAAAAAGGATTCGTTAAGAAAACTGGAAACAGAGCGAGAGGAAGCGTTCCAATAAATATATTTAGAAACGAAGACTCCGTAAGTATTCCTTTATTGTATAACGAAATAAAGTCAGGATTATTAATGGATTCTGCAAGCGAAACTATCGAAGAAAGATTTACTTTACCTAAATCTATAGCGCAAGACGAAAATAATTTTCTTGTAAAAGTCGTTGGCGATTCTATGATAGACGCTCATATAAAAGAAGGCGATATGGTTTTAGTTAGTCCTACAAAAATAGAACCGAATAACGGAGATATAGTAGTCGCTAAAATATATAATAAAGGAAACGAAGACATAACTATTAAAAGATTTTTTAAAGAAAATGATTATATAAAACTTGTTTCGGAAAATAAGGATTATCCTCCGATAGAACAAGAAAAAATTTCTATAATTGGAAAAGTTATAGGATTAATAAGATTAAAAATATAA
- a CDS encoding FGGY-family carbohydrate kinase codes for MEKKDRGIIISSVYNSLSDSYAKYIESLKNILQKDINYLHIVGGGSRDKLICKLTKDKTNIKAFAGPVECTAIGNILAQFKSLGLLKNVKEMRELVIKSFDIKEI; via the coding sequence ATTGAAAAAAAAGACAGAGGAATTATAATATCTTCTGTTTATAATTCTTTATCCGATAGTTATGCAAAATACATAGAAAGTCTTAAAAATATTTTGCAAAAAGATATAAACTATTTGCATATAGTCGGAGGAGGAAGCAGAGATAAATTGATTTGTAAATTAACTAAAGATAAAACTAATATAAAAGCGTTTGCCGGTCCCGTAGAATGCACGGCGATAGGAAATATATTGGCTCAATTTAAATCTTTAGGTTTATTGAAAAATGTTAAAGAAATGAGAGAATTAGTAATAAAAAGTTTTGATATAAAAGAAATATAA
- a CDS encoding L-fuculose-phosphate aldolase, translating into MIKKNNNSNNNRKDLSKQIIAACLKMREDGVNQGTAGNISVRFKDGMLITPSGMPYEIMKPEDIVFVNSKGEAEKDKIPSSEWRFHLSILKDNPNFNAVIHNHAVYSSMVSILNIDYIPAIHYMVGVAGGNKIPCAKYATYGTQELCDNISIAMKGYKACILNNHGLVASDETLQKAYHVMMEVENLARLYIGVKTIGNFSILPDSEMEIVLEKFKNYGLNVKHKIKSNKSNKK; encoded by the coding sequence ATGATTAAAAAAAATAATAATTCTAATAATAACAGAAAAGATTTGTCTAAACAGATAATAGCCGCATGCTTAAAAATGCGCGAGGATGGAGTAAATCAAGGAACTGCGGGAAATATAAGCGTTAGATTTAAAGACGGAATGCTTATAACTCCTTCGGGAATGCCTTACGAGATTATGAAACCTGAAGATATAGTTTTTGTTAATTCAAAAGGCGAAGCCGAAAAAGATAAAATCCCTTCAAGCGAATGGAGATTTCATTTATCGATTTTAAAAGACAATCCAAATTTTAACGCCGTTATTCATAATCATGCTGTTTATTCTTCTATGGTTTCTATACTCAATATTGATTATATACCCGCAATACATTATATGGTTGGAGTCGCGGGAGGAAATAAAATTCCTTGCGCGAAATACGCAACTTATGGAACGCAAGAATTATGCGATAATATTTCAATAGCAATGAAAGGTTATAAAGCCTGCATATTAAATAATCATGGTTTAGTCGCTTCGGATGAAACTTTGCAAAAAGCTTATCATGTAATGATGGAAGTTGAAAATTTGGCAAGATTATATATCGGAGTTAAAACCATAGGAAATTTTTCTATTTTGCCTGATAGCGAAATGGAAATAGTTTTAGAGAAATTTAAAAACTACGGCTTGAATGTAAAACATAAAATAAAATCTAATAAATCAAATAAAAAATAA